From a region of the Cyprinus carpio isolate SPL01 chromosome B21, ASM1834038v1, whole genome shotgun sequence genome:
- the LOC109073001 gene encoding transcription elongation regulator 1-like isoform X2 yields the protein MAENIEGEGAGLGANRMVLQQALHFRSPAPPPTTVLRGPPPLLRPPPPPFTMMRGPPPPPRPPFGRPMFDTNMPPIPPSIGPPHLQRSPFMPPPMGNMPPPPGMIFPPGMPPSPGTGAVSSLTSDEIWVENTTPEGKVYYYNARTRESAWTKPEGVKIIQQSELNPLMVAQSGGAAAAPNSAVSTAATTSSATTVVPEPVSTQSLSPTLTLSTSPDPSTSPAPAASQPSTTSVGVTPVAVVSVPTVTTTVTAVQTMPLLPQSLPPGLPMAQPAAAIPAFPPLMVPPFRVPLPGMHIPLPGVMPGMAPPLVPMMHHQLAFTAAPASLTGALQLPEWSEYKTADGKMYYYNNRTLESTWKKPAELKERDKDSDKAKDGHYNDDLVLKDIDMEAKAESFVGSKHLLREEEMTEEAKAVQKAKPVATNPIPGTPWCVVWTGDDRVFYYNPTTRLSMWDRPEELVARADVDKYIQEPSHKRGLDDNKKTGFNKEEIETTIEDTLDDEPSKAKRKKDDVKEADAEKDAAVEAELKAARDRALVPLEARMNQFRDMLLERGVSAFSTWDKELHKIVFDPRYLLLNPKERKQVFDQYVKTRAEEERKEKKNKLMQAKEDFRKMMEDPKLHNRTTFSEFTAKHSKDPRFKAIEKMKDREAMFTEFMTALRKKDKEDSKNKVEKVKQDFFDLLSDHHVDVSQRWSKVKDKLETDPRYKAVESSAAREELYKQFVEKQAKNVDAEKEKELERQARIEASLREREREVQRARSEQTKEIDREREQHKREEAVQHFKALMSDMVRSTDASWSETRRNLRKDHRWKSSALLERHEKEKLFAEHVEALTKKKKEHFRQLLDETSTITLTTTWKEVKKIIRDDPRCIKFSSSDRKKQREFEDYIKDKYITAKADFRTLLKETKFITYRSRRLIQESDQHLKDVENTLQNDKRYLVLDCVPEERSKLIMFYIEDLDRRGPPPPPTASEPSRRSTK from the exons ATGGCGGAGAACATAGAAGGAGAGGGTGCTGGACTCGGGGCGAACAG GATGGTGTTACAGCAGGCTTTACATTTTCGTAGCCCTGCTCCACCACCTACCACTGTGTTACGAGGACCTCCTCCATTACTACGACCTCCACCTCCGCCCTTCACCATGATGAGAGGACCTCCACCACCCCCTAGACCCCCTTTTGGTAGACCAATGTTTGACACCAATATGCCACCGATACCCCCATCTATTGGACCCCCACACCTGCAG AGGTCGCCGTTCATGCCTCCACCAATGGGTAACATGCCTCCTCCTCCTGGTATGATCTTTCCACCTGGAATGCCTCCATCGCCAGGAACTGGAGCGGTTTCCAGCTTGACTAGTGATGAAATCTGGGTTGAGAACACCACACCAGAAGGAAAG GTATATTACTACAATGCCCGGACACGTGAGTCGGCCTGGACCAAACCAGAGGGAGTAAAGATCATCCAGCAGTCAGAGCTCAATCCTCTAATGGTAGCTCAGTCTGGAGGAGCTGCAGCGGCTCCTAACAGCGCTGTCTCTACTGCAGCTACCACCAGCAGTGCTACCACGGTTGTGCCCGAGCCAGTCTCCACTCAGAGCCTGTCCCCCACCCTCACCCTTAGCACCAGTCCTGACCCCAGCACCAGTCCAGCCCCCGCTGCCTCCCAACCCTCCACCA CTAGTGTAGGTGTGACCCCTGTTGCTGTGGTCAGTGTTCCTACAGTAACCACAACAGTCACTGCAGTCCAGACAATGCCGCTGTTGCCTCAAAGTCTCCCTCCAGGCCTGCCAATGGCCCAGCCAGCCGCTGCAATCCCAGCATTCCCCCCGCTCATGGTACCTCCATTCAGAGTGCCCCTACCTGGCATGCACATCCCACTGCCTG gtgtgATGCCAGGGATGGCCCCTCCACTAGTACCCATGATGCATCACCAGCTAGCTTTCACTGCAGCTCCTGCATCTCTTACGGGGGCTCTTCAACTTCCAGAATGGTCAGAGTACAAGACAGCTGAtgggaaaatgtattattataataatcgCACTCTGGAGTCCACCTGGAAAAAACCTGCTGAGCTAAAAGAGAGAG ATAAGGACAGTGACAAGGCTAAAGATGGACATTACAATGATGATTTAGTTTTAAAGGATATAGACATGGAAGCCAAAGCTGAGAGCTTTGTTGGTTCTAAACAT TTGCTCAGGGAAGAAGAGATGACAGAGGAGGCAAAAGCAGTTCAGAAGGCAAAACCTGTAGCCACAAACCCAATTCCTGGTACTCCCTG gtgtgtaGTCTGGACTGGAGATGACCGTGTGTTTTACTACAACCCCACCACACGCCTGTCCATGTGGGACCGACCTGAGGAGTTGGTGGCTCGTGCTGATGTGGACAAATACATTCAAGAACCCTCCCACAAAAGGGGGCTAGATGACAACAAGAAAACAG GTTTCAACAAAGAGGAGATTGAGACAACCATAGAGGACACACTGGATGATGAGCCTTCTAAGGCTAAGAGGAA GAAGGACGATGTGAAGGAGGCTGATGCAGAGAAAGACGCGGCCGTGGAGGCTGAGCTGAAGGCCGCTCGCGATCGGGCCCTGGTGCCCCTGGAGGCCCGTATGAACCAGTTCAGGGACATGCTGCTAGAGAGAGGG GTTTCAGCTTTTTCCACTTGGGACAAAGAGCTGCACAAGATTGTGTTTGACCCTCGATATTTGCTGCTCAACCCCAAAGAGAGGAAACAG GTGTTCGATCAGTACGTGAAGACACGTGCTGAAGAGGAGAGGAAGGAGAAGAAGAATAAACTCATGCAGGCTAAAGAGGACTTCAGGAAGATGATGGAAGATCCCAAACTTCACAATAG AACCACGTTCAGTGAGTTTACAGCAAAACACTCTAAAGATCCTCGCTTCAAGGCCATTGAGAAGATGAAGGACAGAGAGGCCATGTTCACCGAGTTCATGACAGCCTTGAGAAAGAAGGACAAGGAAGACTCTAAAAACAAAGTAGAAAAG GTGAAGCAGGACTTCTTCGATTTACTCTCAGACCACCATGTGGACGTCTCTCAGCGCTGGAGCAAAGTGAAAGACAAGCTGGAGACAGACCCGCGCTACAAAGCCGTGGAGAGCTCCGCTGCTAGAGAAGAACTGTACAAACAGTTTGTGGAGAAGCAGGCGAAG AACGTGGAtgcagagaaggagaaagagctGGAACGGCAGGCTCGTATCGAGGCCAGTCTGAGGGAGCGAGAGCGGGAGGTGCAGAGAGCTCGATCTGAACAAACCAAAGAgattgacagagagagagagcagcataAACGAGAGGAAGCTGTCCAGCACTTTAAAGCACTCATGTCAGATATG gTAAGGTCAACGGATGCTTCCTGGTCAGAAACAAGGCGCAATCTGCGTAAAGATCACCGGTGGAAGTCTTCTGCTCTGCTGGAGCGACATGAGAAGGAGAAATTGTTTGCAGAACATGTGGAGGCTCTTACCAAGAAGAAGAAGGAACATTTCAGGCAGCTGTTGGATGAGACCTCCACG ATCACCCTAACCACCACATGGAAGGAAGTCAAGAAGATCATCAGAGATGACCCACGCTGCATCAAGTTCTCCAGCAGTGATAGA AAGAAACAACGTGAATTTGAGGATTACATAAAGGACAAATATATCACAGCCAAAGCTGACTTCAGAACTCTCCTGAAAGAAACCAAATTCATCACATATAG ATCACGGAGGTTGATCCAGGAGTCAGACCAGCATCTAAAGGATGTTGAGAACACTCTTCAAAATGATAAACGTTACCTGGTCCTAGACTGCGTCCCAGAAGAACGCAGCAAACTAATCATGTTCTACATTGAGGACCTGGACCGCCGGGGACCCCCACCTCCCCCAACTGCTTCAGAACCCAGCCGCCGCTCCACCAAGTGA
- the LOC109073001 gene encoding transcription elongation regulator 1-like isoform X1, with the protein MAENIEGEGAGLGANRMVLQQALHFRSPAPPPTTVLRGPPPLLRPPPPPFTMMRGPPPPPRPPFGRPMFDTNMPPIPPSIGPPHLQRSPFMPPPMGNMPPPPGMIFPPGMPPSPGTGAVSSLTSDEIWVENTTPEGKVYYYNARTRESAWTKPEGVKIIQQSELNPLMVAQSGGAAAAPNSAVSTAATTSSATTVVPEPVSTQSLSPTLTLSTSPDPSTSPAPAASQPSTNSVVSEMLTVASTPPASVGVTPVAVVSVPTVTTTVTAVQTMPLLPQSLPPGLPMAQPAAAIPAFPPLMVPPFRVPLPGMHIPLPGVMPGMAPPLVPMMHHQLAFTAAPASLTGALQLPEWSEYKTADGKMYYYNNRTLESTWKKPAELKERDKDSDKAKDGHYNDDLVLKDIDMEAKAESFVGSKHLLREEEMTEEAKAVQKAKPVATNPIPGTPWCVVWTGDDRVFYYNPTTRLSMWDRPEELVARADVDKYIQEPSHKRGLDDNKKTGFNKEEIETTIEDTLDDEPSKAKRKKDDVKEADAEKDAAVEAELKAARDRALVPLEARMNQFRDMLLERGVSAFSTWDKELHKIVFDPRYLLLNPKERKQVFDQYVKTRAEEERKEKKNKLMQAKEDFRKMMEDPKLHNRTTFSEFTAKHSKDPRFKAIEKMKDREAMFTEFMTALRKKDKEDSKNKVEKVKQDFFDLLSDHHVDVSQRWSKVKDKLETDPRYKAVESSAAREELYKQFVEKQAKNVDAEKEKELERQARIEASLREREREVQRARSEQTKEIDREREQHKREEAVQHFKALMSDMVRSTDASWSETRRNLRKDHRWKSSALLERHEKEKLFAEHVEALTKKKKEHFRQLLDETSTITLTTTWKEVKKIIRDDPRCIKFSSSDRKKQREFEDYIKDKYITAKADFRTLLKETKFITYRSRRLIQESDQHLKDVENTLQNDKRYLVLDCVPEERSKLIMFYIEDLDRRGPPPPPTASEPSRRSTK; encoded by the exons ATGGCGGAGAACATAGAAGGAGAGGGTGCTGGACTCGGGGCGAACAG GATGGTGTTACAGCAGGCTTTACATTTTCGTAGCCCTGCTCCACCACCTACCACTGTGTTACGAGGACCTCCTCCATTACTACGACCTCCACCTCCGCCCTTCACCATGATGAGAGGACCTCCACCACCCCCTAGACCCCCTTTTGGTAGACCAATGTTTGACACCAATATGCCACCGATACCCCCATCTATTGGACCCCCACACCTGCAG AGGTCGCCGTTCATGCCTCCACCAATGGGTAACATGCCTCCTCCTCCTGGTATGATCTTTCCACCTGGAATGCCTCCATCGCCAGGAACTGGAGCGGTTTCCAGCTTGACTAGTGATGAAATCTGGGTTGAGAACACCACACCAGAAGGAAAG GTATATTACTACAATGCCCGGACACGTGAGTCGGCCTGGACCAAACCAGAGGGAGTAAAGATCATCCAGCAGTCAGAGCTCAATCCTCTAATGGTAGCTCAGTCTGGAGGAGCTGCAGCGGCTCCTAACAGCGCTGTCTCTACTGCAGCTACCACCAGCAGTGCTACCACGGTTGTGCCCGAGCCAGTCTCCACTCAGAGCCTGTCCCCCACCCTCACCCTTAGCACCAGTCCTGACCCCAGCACCAGTCCAGCCCCCGCTGCCTCCCAACCCTCCACCA ATTCTGTTGTTTCTGAGATGCTTACAGTGGCCTCTACACCTCCAGCTAGTGTAGGTGTGACCCCTGTTGCTGTGGTCAGTGTTCCTACAGTAACCACAACAGTCACTGCAGTCCAGACAATGCCGCTGTTGCCTCAAAGTCTCCCTCCAGGCCTGCCAATGGCCCAGCCAGCCGCTGCAATCCCAGCATTCCCCCCGCTCATGGTACCTCCATTCAGAGTGCCCCTACCTGGCATGCACATCCCACTGCCTG gtgtgATGCCAGGGATGGCCCCTCCACTAGTACCCATGATGCATCACCAGCTAGCTTTCACTGCAGCTCCTGCATCTCTTACGGGGGCTCTTCAACTTCCAGAATGGTCAGAGTACAAGACAGCTGAtgggaaaatgtattattataataatcgCACTCTGGAGTCCACCTGGAAAAAACCTGCTGAGCTAAAAGAGAGAG ATAAGGACAGTGACAAGGCTAAAGATGGACATTACAATGATGATTTAGTTTTAAAGGATATAGACATGGAAGCCAAAGCTGAGAGCTTTGTTGGTTCTAAACAT TTGCTCAGGGAAGAAGAGATGACAGAGGAGGCAAAAGCAGTTCAGAAGGCAAAACCTGTAGCCACAAACCCAATTCCTGGTACTCCCTG gtgtgtaGTCTGGACTGGAGATGACCGTGTGTTTTACTACAACCCCACCACACGCCTGTCCATGTGGGACCGACCTGAGGAGTTGGTGGCTCGTGCTGATGTGGACAAATACATTCAAGAACCCTCCCACAAAAGGGGGCTAGATGACAACAAGAAAACAG GTTTCAACAAAGAGGAGATTGAGACAACCATAGAGGACACACTGGATGATGAGCCTTCTAAGGCTAAGAGGAA GAAGGACGATGTGAAGGAGGCTGATGCAGAGAAAGACGCGGCCGTGGAGGCTGAGCTGAAGGCCGCTCGCGATCGGGCCCTGGTGCCCCTGGAGGCCCGTATGAACCAGTTCAGGGACATGCTGCTAGAGAGAGGG GTTTCAGCTTTTTCCACTTGGGACAAAGAGCTGCACAAGATTGTGTTTGACCCTCGATATTTGCTGCTCAACCCCAAAGAGAGGAAACAG GTGTTCGATCAGTACGTGAAGACACGTGCTGAAGAGGAGAGGAAGGAGAAGAAGAATAAACTCATGCAGGCTAAAGAGGACTTCAGGAAGATGATGGAAGATCCCAAACTTCACAATAG AACCACGTTCAGTGAGTTTACAGCAAAACACTCTAAAGATCCTCGCTTCAAGGCCATTGAGAAGATGAAGGACAGAGAGGCCATGTTCACCGAGTTCATGACAGCCTTGAGAAAGAAGGACAAGGAAGACTCTAAAAACAAAGTAGAAAAG GTGAAGCAGGACTTCTTCGATTTACTCTCAGACCACCATGTGGACGTCTCTCAGCGCTGGAGCAAAGTGAAAGACAAGCTGGAGACAGACCCGCGCTACAAAGCCGTGGAGAGCTCCGCTGCTAGAGAAGAACTGTACAAACAGTTTGTGGAGAAGCAGGCGAAG AACGTGGAtgcagagaaggagaaagagctGGAACGGCAGGCTCGTATCGAGGCCAGTCTGAGGGAGCGAGAGCGGGAGGTGCAGAGAGCTCGATCTGAACAAACCAAAGAgattgacagagagagagagcagcataAACGAGAGGAAGCTGTCCAGCACTTTAAAGCACTCATGTCAGATATG gTAAGGTCAACGGATGCTTCCTGGTCAGAAACAAGGCGCAATCTGCGTAAAGATCACCGGTGGAAGTCTTCTGCTCTGCTGGAGCGACATGAGAAGGAGAAATTGTTTGCAGAACATGTGGAGGCTCTTACCAAGAAGAAGAAGGAACATTTCAGGCAGCTGTTGGATGAGACCTCCACG ATCACCCTAACCACCACATGGAAGGAAGTCAAGAAGATCATCAGAGATGACCCACGCTGCATCAAGTTCTCCAGCAGTGATAGA AAGAAACAACGTGAATTTGAGGATTACATAAAGGACAAATATATCACAGCCAAAGCTGACTTCAGAACTCTCCTGAAAGAAACCAAATTCATCACATATAG ATCACGGAGGTTGATCCAGGAGTCAGACCAGCATCTAAAGGATGTTGAGAACACTCTTCAAAATGATAAACGTTACCTGGTCCTAGACTGCGTCCCAGAAGAACGCAGCAAACTAATCATGTTCTACATTGAGGACCTGGACCGCCGGGGACCCCCACCTCCCCCAACTGCTTCAGAACCCAGCCGCCGCTCCACCAAGTGA